In Deltaproteobacteria bacterium, the sequence TCGAGCCAGAGCGTTCTCAATTCGTTTCGCTTGACGAACATCTGGTTTCGCATAGTCTGCATCTCCTTCCAGTGATTATCCCGCAGGGCATCCATCTTGCCTGTCTGTTCCGCCGTCAGATTCATACCGTAAAATCCGGCCATCATACCCCGCTTGTCACAGAACCAGCCGCCATGGCCACGACCTCCGCCATAAGCGAATGTAGCGGTTGCTATCAGAC encodes:
- a CDS encoding Spy/CpxP family protein refolding chaperone — its product is LIATATFAYGGGRGHGGWFCDKRGMMAGFYGMNLTAEQTGKMDALRDNHWKEMQTMRNQMFVKRNELRTLWLETNPDPAKIKDTQKEVQALRSQIEEKRTAFRLEVLNVLTPEQRTQFQRNNRERGYGHGRTWGKHPGGGPGPGKW